A genomic window from Terrisporobacter glycolicus ATCC 14880 = DSM 1288 includes:
- a CDS encoding sensor histidine kinase, which produces MFKKLKTRFILINMTLLTVVFISIFGFLYFMTNHSINRETNMTIDSLMNNAPKQKPNNGNIIVELDNSGSITNYFVHLNYDMTAAKLQNCINSIYKNTKDRGKTKIDDYTYKYEKRSFGNYSKIVLLNISSEESLKIRLIQIFVLAGSISLVILLIISIFLTNKSIEPIKETFNKQRQFIADASHELKTPLSIIKTNTSLLMSNPEDTIKNQSKWIKYIDSQSDRMSDLVNEMLSLAKLDVKENKLIFSNMNLSNIVYSMLLTFDAVIFENRITLETNISKNIMINGNDDSVKKLLSILMDNAVKYTNKCGSISVVLITDKNKAKLIIKNTGDGIPKDKLNKIFERFYRVDDSRDRETGGYGLGLSIAKSIVEQHKGKIYATSNFNKDATFTVELPLSL; this is translated from the coding sequence ATGTTTAAAAAACTAAAAACAAGATTTATTTTAATAAATATGACTTTGCTAACTGTAGTTTTTATAAGTATTTTTGGATTTCTCTATTTTATGACCAACCATAGCATTAACAGGGAAACAAATATGACTATTGATTCACTTATGAATAATGCTCCAAAACAAAAACCTAATAATGGAAATATCATTGTAGAACTTGATAATAGTGGAAGTATAACAAATTACTTTGTTCATCTCAATTACGACATGACTGCTGCAAAATTACAAAACTGTATAAACAGTATTTATAAAAATACTAAGGATAGGGGCAAAACTAAAATAGATGATTATACTTATAAATATGAAAAAAGGTCATTTGGAAATTATTCAAAAATTGTACTTTTAAATATATCCTCAGAGGAAAGTTTAAAAATAAGATTAATACAGATTTTTGTTTTAGCTGGATCCATAAGCCTTGTTATTCTACTAATAATAAGTATTTTTCTTACTAATAAAAGCATCGAACCTATTAAGGAAACTTTTAATAAGCAAAGGCAATTTATTGCAGATGCTTCTCATGAGTTAAAAACGCCCTTAAGCATAATTAAAACAAATACTTCATTATTAATGAGCAACCCTGAAGATACAATAAAAAATCAATCTAAATGGATTAAGTATATTGATTCTCAGTCAGATCGAATGTCTGATTTAGTAAATGAAATGCTTTCTCTTGCAAAGTTAGATGTGAAGGAAAATAAATTAATATTTTCAAATATGAATCTTAGCAATATTGTATATAGTATGCTTTTAACTTTTGATGCTGTTATTTTTGAAAATAGAATCACACTAGAAACTAATATAAGTAAAAATATCATGATAAATGGTAATGATGATAGTGTAAAAAAATTGCTTAGTATTCTTATGGATAATGCAGTTAAATACACAAATAAATGTGGCTCTATCTCTGTTGTATTAATTACAGATAAAAATAAAGCTAAATTAATAATAAAAAATACTGGAGATGGTATTCCTAAGGATAAGCTAAATAAAATATTTGAAAGATTTTATAGAGTAGATGATTCTAGAGATAGGGAAACTGGTGGATATGGACTAGGTCTGTCAATTGCAAAATCTATTGTTGAACAGCATAAAGGAAAAATTTATGCTACTAGTAATTTTAATAAAGATGCAACCTTTACGGTGGAATTACCTCTTTCTTTGTAA
- a CDS encoding response regulator transcription factor — translation MKLLLVEDEKQLSEALSQILINNKYSVDAVYDGENGLEYALTCIYDVIILDIMLPKLNGLEILNKLRKENISTPILLLTAKDSVDDKVTGLDLGADDYLAKPFDPKELLARIRAISRRKGEVINDNLLSYGDINLNISNYDLSCKDAKVTLTQKEFEILNYFMQRPKNIVSKDDLITKLWGFDSDVEYNNIEVYISFIRKKLTFINSSVKITTIRRAGYKLEEQ, via the coding sequence TTGAAACTTTTATTAGTAGAAGATGAAAAACAACTTTCTGAAGCCTTAAGTCAAATATTAATTAACAATAAATATAGTGTTGATGCAGTTTATGATGGAGAAAACGGATTGGAATACGCTCTAACATGCATTTATGATGTAATAATTTTGGATATAATGCTTCCTAAACTAAATGGATTGGAAATTTTAAATAAACTTAGAAAAGAAAATATTTCAACACCTATACTTTTATTAACGGCCAAAGACTCCGTTGATGACAAAGTCACTGGTCTTGATTTAGGCGCGGATGATTACTTAGCAAAACCTTTTGATCCAAAGGAATTATTAGCAAGAATTAGAGCAATTTCACGAAGAAAAGGTGAAGTAATAAATGATAATTTATTAAGTTATGGTGATATTAATTTAAATATATCCAATTACGATTTAAGTTGTAAAGATGCTAAAGTAACTCTCACTCAAAAAGAGTTTGAAATACTAAACTATTTTATGCAACGACCTAAAAATATTGTAAGTAAAGATGATTTAATCACTAAACTTTGGGGATTTGATTCTGATGTTGAATACAATAACATAGAGGTTTATATCTCCTTTATTAGAAAAAAACTAACTTTTATTAACTCTTCTGTTAAAATCACAACCATAAGAAGAGCTGGATATAAACTGGAGGAGCAATAA
- a CDS encoding DUF4956 domain-containing protein, translating into MLETIIASTTGESFTLTNSLIVITTSIVLGILISVVYMKTNKKSNYNSGFSTTLIMLPVIISIIILLVGNNVARAFSLAGAFSIIRFRSAPGDPKDIAYIFFTLAIGLTCGMGYITYAVLFTLILSAVMIGLHITKFTEPKNKTMQLKITIPEDLNYEGVFEEILDNYTASYNIERVRTRDFGSLFELSYLINLKPDVNQKSFLDELRCRNGNLNITLTLSSTSYGDN; encoded by the coding sequence ATGTTAGAAACAATAATCGCATCAACAACTGGAGAATCCTTTACTCTGACCAATTCTCTTATAGTAATAACCACGTCTATAGTTTTAGGAATTTTAATTAGCGTGGTCTATATGAAAACAAACAAAAAATCAAATTATAACTCAGGATTTAGTACAACTTTAATTATGCTGCCTGTAATAATATCTATAATTATTTTACTTGTTGGCAACAATGTAGCTAGAGCTTTTTCTTTAGCAGGAGCATTTTCCATAATTCGTTTTAGAAGTGCACCTGGAGACCCAAAAGATATTGCATATATATTCTTTACTTTAGCCATTGGCCTTACTTGTGGTATGGGATATATTACTTATGCTGTTTTATTTACATTAATATTATCTGCGGTAATGATAGGCTTACATATAACTAAGTTTACAGAGCCTAAAAATAAAACTATGCAATTAAAAATTACTATACCTGAAGATTTAAATTATGAAGGTGTCTTTGAAGAAATATTAGATAATTATACTGCTTCTTATAATATAGAACGCGTTAGAACAAGAGACTTTGGCTCTTTATTTGAATTAAGCTATTTAATTAACCTTAAGCCTGATGTAAATCAAAAGTCATTTTTAGATGAATTGAGATGTAGAAATGGTAACTTAAATATTACCCTTACCCTTTCTAGTACAAGCTATGGTGATAATTAA
- a CDS encoding polyphosphate polymerase domain-containing protein: MAIKSFKRYEKKFLISEGQYNEILPKLLDYMNHDKFCQNNNTYSIYNIYYDTKNSDVIRHSISKPYYKEKLRLRSYKVPTNTNDKVFLELKKKINGIVSKRRLSLSLGDAYEFLYNNKTPLVEDYMDNQVLSEIEYYLNNTKVYPTVFISYDRNAFFCKDNPEFRVTFDSRVLTRRNHLHLEEGSFGEDVVGEGKYLMEVKILGAIPLWFTRILSELEIYPTHFSKYGNEFMKYCLSNKENNEIGAEIC; encoded by the coding sequence ATGGCAATAAAATCATTTAAACGCTATGAGAAAAAATTTTTAATATCAGAGGGCCAATATAATGAGATACTTCCAAAACTTCTGGATTATATGAACCATGATAAATTTTGCCAAAACAACAATACTTATAGTATCTATAACATCTATTATGATACAAAAAATAGTGATGTCATAAGACATTCCATATCAAAACCATATTATAAAGAAAAACTTAGACTAAGAAGTTATAAGGTTCCAACTAATACTAATGATAAAGTATTCTTGGAGCTAAAGAAGAAAATCAACGGTATCGTTAGTAAAAGAAGACTTTCTCTTTCCTTAGGTGATGCTTATGAATTTCTTTATAATAATAAAACACCCCTAGTTGAAGATTACATGGATAATCAGGTTCTTAGTGAAATAGAGTACTATCTTAATAATACAAAAGTTTATCCTACTGTGTTTATTTCTTATGATAGAAATGCTTTCTTTTGCAAGGATAATCCTGAATTTAGAGTTACTTTTGATTCAAGGGTTTTAACTAGAAGAAATCACCTTCACTTGGAAGAAGGTAGTTTTGGTGAAGATGTAGTTGGAGAAGGAAAATACCTTATGGAAGTAAAAATATTAGGTGCCATACCTTTATGGTTTACAAGAATTTTATCTGAATTGGAAATTTATCCAACTCATTTTTCAAAATATGGTAATGAATTTATGAAATATTGCTTAAGTAATAAAGAAAATAATGAAATAGGAGCTGAGATATGTTAG
- a CDS encoding energy-coupling factor ABC transporter permease, with product MKKSNVKWSLIAAFMLMITPVVSNAMHIMEGFLPVKWAIIWWVIFIPFFVVGLKNIAKIVKEQPKKKLLLALCGAFVFVLSALKIPSVTGSCSHPTGVGLAAILFGPSATVVLGTIVLLFQALLLAHGGITTLGANAFSMAIVGPLVSFGIWKLCKDKMDKKVAVFLAAALGDLLTYTVTSFQLGLAFPDPAGGFMASAVKFLGVFFVTQVPIAIAEGLLTVIIYNFITENEEREVLA from the coding sequence ATGAAAAAAAGTAATGTAAAATGGTCATTAATAGCAGCATTTATGCTAATGATCACACCAGTAGTCTCAAATGCAATGCACATCATGGAAGGTTTTTTACCAGTAAAATGGGCAATAATTTGGTGGGTAATATTTATTCCATTTTTCGTAGTAGGACTTAAAAATATTGCTAAAATAGTTAAAGAACAACCTAAAAAGAAATTATTATTAGCTCTTTGTGGAGCCTTCGTCTTTGTATTATCAGCATTAAAAATTCCATCAGTTACAGGAAGTTGCTCACATCCAACAGGTGTAGGACTTGCGGCAATATTATTTGGACCTAGTGCAACAGTTGTTTTAGGTACAATAGTATTATTATTCCAAGCATTGTTATTAGCTCATGGTGGAATTACAACTTTAGGAGCAAATGCTTTTTCAATGGCAATTGTAGGGCCATTAGTTTCTTTTGGAATATGGAAGCTATGTAAGGACAAAATGGATAAAAAAGTTGCAGTATTTTTAGCAGCAGCCTTAGGTGATTTGTTAACATATACAGTAACATCATTCCAATTAGGTCTTGCTTTCCCGGATCCAGCAGGTGGATTTATGGCTTCGGCAGTAAAATTCCTAGGAGTATTCTTTGTTACTCAAGTACCTATAGCAATAGCAGAAGGATTACTTACAGTTATAATTTATAACTTTATAACTGAAAATGAGGAGAGAGAGGTGTTAGCATAA
- a CDS encoding energy-coupling factor ABC transporter substrate-binding protein translates to MQSSTTKKSSNMKLTVILFLLVLAIIIVPLITQKGAEFGGADGEAEGVITEINPEYEPWFSSLVEPASGEIESLLFASQAALGAGIIGYYIGTTRTKKKMREESLNDNR, encoded by the coding sequence ATGCAAAGTTCAACAACAAAAAAGTCTAGTAATATGAAGTTAACTGTGATTTTGTTTCTATTAGTTTTAGCTATAATTATTGTTCCATTAATAACTCAAAAAGGTGCGGAGTTTGGAGGAGCAGATGGAGAGGCAGAAGGTGTAATAACTGAGATAAATCCAGAGTATGAGCCATGGTTTAGTAGTTTAGTAGAACCTGCAAGTGGGGAAATTGAAAGTTTACTATTTGCATCGCAAGCAGCACTTGGAGCAGGAATAATAGGATATTATATAGGAACTACTAGAACTAAGAAAAAAATGAGAGAAGAAAGTTTAAATGATAATAGATGA
- the cbiQ gene encoding cobalt ECF transporter T component CbiQ, whose translation MIIDDYAYKNKLSKVNPNMKFAIGMLLLILSLINPYNYISLLVIGIMSFVIVGIAKIEFKDYIHFIKIPLVFLILSIIMILLNFSKDKESLLYSINIGSLYIGVSNESIVSSTRLFFRALSCLTCIYFIMLTTPFNQLIFVFKKLHLPDIVLEISMLMYRFIFIFMEEVSDIRKSQELRFGYINLKNGYNSFGLLVNMLFKRMMIRYDEMSIVLDMKLYDGTFYIVEED comes from the coding sequence ATGATAATAGATGATTATGCTTATAAAAATAAGCTATCTAAAGTAAATCCAAATATGAAATTTGCCATAGGCATGCTACTACTAATTTTATCTTTAATTAATCCTTACAATTATATATCCTTATTGGTTATAGGTATAATGAGTTTTGTTATAGTTGGAATTGCAAAAATTGAATTTAAAGATTATATTCATTTTATTAAAATTCCCTTGGTATTTTTAATTTTAAGTATAATTATGATACTTTTAAATTTTTCTAAAGATAAAGAATCATTATTATACAGTATAAATATAGGAAGTTTATATATAGGTGTTTCAAATGAATCAATAGTATCATCAACACGTTTATTTTTTAGAGCATTATCATGTTTGACTTGTATTTATTTTATAATGCTTACAACACCTTTTAATCAATTAATATTTGTATTTAAAAAACTACATTTACCAGATATAGTTTTAGAAATTTCCATGTTAATGTATAGATTTATATTTATATTTATGGAAGAAGTTTCAGATATAAGAAAATCTCAAGAACTTAGATTTGGATATATAAATTTGAAAAATGGATATAACTCTTTTGGGTTATTAGTAAATATGTTATTCAAAAGGATGATGATAAGATATGATGAGATGAGTATAGTTTTAGATATGAAGCTTTATGATGGCACATTTTATATTGTAGAGGAAGATTAA
- a CDS encoding energy-coupling factor ABC transporter ATP-binding protein — protein sequence MFKINNLTYQYDKKRKALNNITMDFNNGDIIGIIGSNGSGKSTLFNNLMGILKATQGEILYKNSQLKYDKKSLYNLRKEVGIVFQDPEKQIFYSMVYDDLAFALRNIGMDEKTIKARISKALEAVNGEEFIDRPVHSLSFGQKKRVAIASVIAMENNLVLLDEPTAGLDPESTRAIVNIIKTMYEKGKKIVITSHDMNLIYDICDYVYVLNQGKIINEGNVEEVFIDEEKIEEAGLELPWLVKLNKNMNLPLFRKEEDLYNYWSENMGVNLNKIAK from the coding sequence ATGTTTAAAATAAATAATTTAACATATCAATATGACAAAAAAAGAAAAGCCTTAAATAATATAACTATGGATTTTAATAATGGTGATATTATTGGAATAATAGGTTCAAATGGATCTGGAAAGTCCACATTATTTAATAATTTAATGGGGATTTTAAAAGCTACACAAGGAGAAATATTATATAAAAACAGTCAGCTTAAATATGATAAGAAAAGTTTATACAATTTAAGAAAAGAAGTGGGTATAGTGTTTCAAGATCCAGAAAAACAAATTTTTTATTCAATGGTATATGATGACTTGGCCTTTGCTCTTAGAAATATTGGTATGGATGAAAAAACCATAAAAGCTAGAATTAGCAAAGCTCTAGAAGCTGTTAATGGTGAAGAGTTTATAGATAGACCAGTACATAGTTTAAGCTTTGGCCAGAAAAAAAGAGTGGCGATTGCATCAGTAATAGCTATGGAAAATAACCTTGTTTTATTAGATGAACCAACAGCAGGTTTAGATCCAGAAAGCACAAGAGCGATTGTAAACATAATTAAAACAATGTACGAAAAAGGAAAGAAAATAGTAATTACTAGTCATGATATGAATTTGATTTATGATATATGTGATTATGTATATGTACTAAATCAAGGAAAAATAATTAATGAAGGTAATGTGGAAGAAGTATTTATTGATGAAGAAAAAATAGAAGAAGCAGGCTTAGAACTTCCGTGGCTTGTAAAACTTAATAAGAATATGAACTTGCCTTTGTTTAGAAAAGAGGAAGATTTATATAATTATTGGAGTGAAAATATGGGAGTTAATTTAAATAAAATAGCTAAATAA
- the hemA gene encoding glutamyl-tRNA reductase, with protein sequence MNIAVVGINHNLSPISIREKVSFTDAHKIEAINILLDKDIDEIVILSTCNRSEIYISCDNLEKGVEIVKNFYEEFFELDNIKEYLFSKKSEEAINHLFIVTSGLDSLVLGEDQILGQVKGSHEFAMKLGATKKFLNKLFREAITTAKEVKTITKISEQPLSISYIGIKLLKEKIGSLKDKNILIIGLGKMNLLTIKHLEEETVGTIYIANRSVDKFKEIQNKYSNIEYVQYKDRYNILRENKIDIVISATSAPHLVIKYEDMPIINNHIYFMDLALPRDIDFKINELKHAKVYCIDDLKEIQHKNDNMRISLSKKAYEIINEKIKEFIVWVDVSNIDPTIQSLNNKCFEIKEDTLDYIFRKIDLNQREQKIIDKMLTSALKRLIREPIINLKQAKNKGKREEYIKTIEELFAT encoded by the coding sequence ATGAATATTGCAGTTGTAGGTATAAATCATAATTTATCACCTATTAGCATTAGGGAAAAAGTATCCTTTACTGACGCACATAAAATAGAAGCAATTAATATACTTTTAGATAAGGATATTGACGAGATAGTAATACTTTCTACTTGCAATAGAAGTGAAATTTATATTAGCTGTGATAATTTAGAAAAGGGTGTTGAAATAGTTAAAAATTTTTATGAAGAATTTTTTGAGTTAGATAACATTAAAGAATATTTATTTAGCAAAAAGAGTGAAGAAGCAATAAACCATTTGTTTATTGTAACCTCGGGGTTAGATTCCCTAGTTCTTGGAGAAGACCAAATTTTAGGTCAAGTAAAGGGTTCACATGAGTTCGCCATGAAATTAGGAGCTACTAAAAAATTTTTAAATAAACTATTTAGAGAAGCTATTACAACAGCAAAAGAAGTTAAAACTATAACTAAAATTTCTGAGCAGCCTTTATCCATAAGTTATATAGGTATAAAACTTTTAAAAGAAAAAATAGGTAGCTTAAAGGATAAGAATATATTAATAATAGGTTTAGGCAAAATGAACCTATTAACAATAAAGCACCTAGAAGAAGAAACGGTGGGTACCATCTATATTGCCAATAGAAGTGTAGATAAATTTAAAGAAATACAAAATAAATATAGTAATATAGAATATGTGCAATACAAAGATAGATACAATATTTTACGAGAGAATAAAATAGATATAGTGATAAGTGCAACGTCAGCACCACATTTAGTTATTAAATATGAAGATATGCCTATTATAAATAATCATATTTATTTTATGGATTTAGCGTTGCCTAGAGATATTGATTTTAAAATTAATGAATTAAAACATGCCAAAGTTTATTGTATTGATGATTTAAAAGAGATACAGCATAAAAATGATAATATGAGAATTAGTTTATCAAAAAAAGCTTATGAAATAATCAATGAAAAAATAAAAGAGTTTATTGTATGGGTAGATGTTTCCAATATAGATCCAACTATTCAATCTCTCAATAACAAATGTTTTGAAATAAAAGAGGATACTCTAGACTATATTTTTAGGAAAATTGATTTAAATCAAAGAGAGCAAAAAATAATTGATAAAATGTTAACTTCAGCATTAAAAAGACTAATTAGAGAGCCTATTATTAATTTAAAACAAGCAAAAAACAAAGGCAAAAGAGAAGAATATATAAAGACAATAGAAGAATTATTTGCTACTTAG
- the hemL gene encoding glutamate-1-semialdehyde 2,1-aminomutase, whose product MKHTKSEELYKEAVKYIPGGVNSPVRSFNSVGISPIFAKKAHGSKITDVDDNEYIDYICSWGPLMLGHSNEEISKGIGEMIASGTSFGLATEIEVEMAKLIVDAYPAIDQVRMVNSGTEATMSALRVARGFTKRNKIVKFEGCYHGHSDGLLVKSGSGTITFGVPTSPGVPEDIVKNTLVCKYNDIEDVKRVFEENGEDIAAIIVETIGGNMGIVPGKQEFIEFLREICDEYKTVLIFDEVITGFRLSYNSSLEYFGVKPDMVCFGKIIGAGMPVGAYGGKKEIMEVVSPIGPVYQAGTLSGNPLAMYLGKRNLEVLRDNPRIYEELNEKADKLEQGIKDNLKKLNLNYTVNRAGSLVCLFFKEGSVENYDDAIESNIEKYNKYFKEMLDRGVLIGPSQFEAMFLSYAHSNEDIEYTIKCNYESLRAIHNL is encoded by the coding sequence ATGAAACATACTAAATCTGAAGAGTTATATAAAGAAGCTGTAAAATACATACCAGGAGGAGTAAATAGTCCTGTAAGGTCCTTTAATTCTGTTGGGATAAGTCCAATATTTGCAAAGAAAGCACATGGAAGTAAAATTACAGATGTGGATGATAATGAATACATAGATTATATTTGTTCTTGGGGGCCATTAATGTTAGGTCATAGTAACGAAGAGATATCTAAAGGTATAGGTGAAATGATTGCTAGTGGAACAAGTTTTGGTTTAGCAACTGAGATTGAAGTTGAAATGGCAAAATTAATAGTTGACGCTTATCCAGCAATAGATCAAGTTCGCATGGTTAACTCAGGAACAGAAGCAACTATGAGTGCATTAAGAGTTGCTAGAGGATTTACTAAAAGAAATAAAATAGTAAAATTTGAAGGATGTTATCATGGTCATTCGGATGGTCTACTAGTAAAATCGGGATCAGGAACAATAACCTTTGGAGTTCCAACAAGTCCTGGGGTTCCAGAAGATATAGTTAAAAATACTTTAGTATGTAAATACAATGATATAGAAGATGTGAAAAGAGTATTTGAAGAAAATGGGGAAGATATAGCAGCCATAATAGTAGAAACTATTGGTGGAAATATGGGTATTGTACCAGGAAAGCAAGAATTTATAGAATTTTTAAGAGAAATATGTGATGAATATAAAACTGTTTTAATTTTCGATGAAGTTATAACTGGATTTAGATTATCTTACAACAGTTCATTAGAATATTTTGGAGTAAAACCTGACATGGTTTGTTTTGGTAAAATCATAGGTGCGGGAATGCCTGTAGGAGCTTATGGTGGTAAAAAGGAAATAATGGAAGTTGTATCGCCAATAGGACCTGTTTATCAAGCTGGAACTTTATCAGGGAATCCTCTTGCCATGTACTTAGGAAAAAGAAATTTAGAAGTATTAAGAGATAATCCGCGAATTTATGAAGAATTAAATGAAAAGGCAGATAAGCTAGAGCAAGGAATAAAGGATAATTTAAAAAAATTAAATCTTAATTATACAGTTAATAGAGCTGGCTCTTTAGTTTGTTTATTCTTTAAAGAAGGTTCAGTAGAAAATTACGATGATGCAATAGAAAGCAACATAGAAAAATATAATAAGTACTTTAAGGAAATGTTAGATAGGGGAGTATTAATAGGTCCTAGTCAATTTGAGGCTATGTTTTTATCTTATGCTCATAGCAATGAAGATATTGAATATACAATAAAGTGTAATTATGAATCTTTGAGAGCAATTCACAATTTATAA
- a CDS encoding cobyric acid synthase — protein sequence MGKKIMLQGTASNVGKSIITTGLCRIFKQDNYKVIPFKSQNMALNSFITKEGLEMGRAQVSQAEACGIDPIADMNPILLKPNGNNKSQVIVRGKVVGDMSSKEYYEYKLELEKILDDIFKEFEGKFDIVVMEGAGSCAEINLMDRDISNMGMAQIADAPVILIGDIDRGGVFASIVGTIMLLPEKDRERVKGVIINKFRGRKELLESGVKMLEDIIKVPVLGVIPYTDIKIEEEDSVTTRFKKKVDKGDIHIEVIRTPHMSNFTDFNIFETQEDVSLRYVDYGESLGNPDMVIIPGTKSTIDDLIFLRENGLENQIKELHKRGKLVLGICGGYQMLGKVLKDPYHVENDLEEVEGIGLLDVETTFELEKTTTQVKAILGDNLYGYLANLNKKEVNGYEIHMGMTRRRENSDNFATVTEKLGEIVSYEVGSVNNQCNVFGTYLHGIFDDIDFTRTILNNIRKMKNLEPVESKVESFDEFKNQEYDKLADFLREHLDMKKIYEIMN from the coding sequence ATGGGAAAAAAAATAATGCTTCAAGGAACTGCATCAAATGTGGGAAAAAGCATAATAACTACGGGACTATGTAGAATTTTCAAACAAGATAATTATAAAGTAATACCTTTTAAATCTCAAAATATGGCTCTTAATTCTTTTATAACAAAAGAAGGTTTGGAAATGGGAAGAGCTCAAGTTTCTCAAGCTGAAGCTTGTGGAATAGATCCTATTGCAGATATGAATCCCATATTATTAAAACCAAATGGAAATAACAAAAGTCAAGTTATAGTAAGAGGAAAAGTAGTAGGAGATATGTCCTCGAAAGAATATTATGAGTATAAATTAGAGCTAGAGAAAATATTAGATGACATATTTAAAGAATTCGAGGGAAAATTTGACATAGTTGTAATGGAGGGTGCAGGTAGCTGTGCTGAAATAAACTTAATGGATAGAGATATATCAAATATGGGAATGGCACAAATTGCAGATGCACCAGTTATATTAATTGGTGATATAGACAGAGGTGGAGTATTTGCATCAATAGTAGGTACAATAATGTTACTTCCTGAAAAAGACAGAGAACGAGTTAAAGGTGTAATAATTAATAAATTCAGAGGTAGAAAAGAACTTTTAGAATCTGGTGTAAAAATGCTTGAAGATATTATAAAAGTTCCCGTTCTTGGAGTTATACCATATACTGACATAAAAATCGAAGAGGAAGACAGTGTAACTACTAGATTTAAGAAAAAAGTAGACAAAGGAGATATTCATATAGAAGTGATAAGAACACCTCATATGTCTAACTTTACAGATTTTAATATATTTGAAACACAAGAAGATGTGAGTCTTAGGTATGTTGATTATGGAGAATCTCTTGGAAATCCTGATATGGTAATTATTCCAGGAACCAAGTCAACAATAGATGACTTAATATTCTTGAGAGAAAATGGCTTAGAGAATCAAATTAAAGAGCTTCACAAAAGAGGAAAACTTGTACTGGGTATTTGTGGTGGGTATCAGATGTTAGGAAAAGTGCTAAAAGACCCATATCATGTGGAAAATGATCTGGAAGAAGTGGAAGGTATAGGTCTTTTAGATGTAGAGACGACTTTCGAACTAGAAAAAACTACAACTCAAGTTAAAGCTATATTAGGAGATAATTTATATGGATACCTTGCAAATTTAAATAAAAAAGAAGTCAATGGATATGAAATTCATATGGGAATGACAAGAAGAAGAGAAAATAGTGATAATTTTGCCACTGTAACAGAAAAACTTGGCGAGATTGTAAGCTATGAGGTTGGTAGCGTAAATAATCAGTGTAATGTTTTTGGAACTTATCTACATGGAATATTTGATGATATAGATTTTACAAGAACTATTTTAAATAACATAAGGAAAATGAAAAACTTAGAGCCTGTTGAAAGTAAAGTTGAGTCATTTGATGAGTTTAAAAATCAAGAATATGATAAATTAGCAGATTTTTTAAGAGAACATTTAGATATGAAAAAAATATATGAAATAATGAATTAA